The Castanea sativa cultivar Marrone di Chiusa Pesio chromosome 4, ASM4071231v1 sequence gaGCTCTATTTCCTTAGATTGGAACTGGCAATGCAAGCATTGGGCTTAAAAAAATCCACTACCTTCCCTCCTAGAACTCCCATGACCAAATCCACATCATATAAATCCTTAATagagggaggaaaaaaaaaaccaaaccaaagttgatgagagagagagataagcaAATCCATCACAAAGTGGGTTTGGAGGGTAAAATGTGAGCTTCAATTTAAAATTACTGGTTCatatgatataaaattattatttgtagtttattcataacataaataattattcatttgtagtaaaaatttataGACTTGTGAAGAGGTATAACGTTTTAGTCATGATTTGACTATatgtagaaaaataataagCTAATCAAGTAGCTCATAAACAATCTTGAGCTTGCTCGATAAGTAAATGAACCAAGATTAAACATATAATCTTGTTTGATGATGAGCTCaagataaaattaaatgaatacgCTTGAATTTTTAATACTCAACTTGGCTTATTTATAGTCATAGTAATAGACTGTTATGATGAAAGTTAgaagatacttgtctcatcagaTATCTCTTCTCCCTATTTAAATATGACTTGTGTCAAGGGAAAACACCTAATTAATGCGGAGTTAATAGTTGCCTAATTTAGAAGTTACATCTCGAGGTTTCTCGTATACTTCTCATGGGTTTGCTAGACACCCTTGGTTGATATTGCCCGATGGGATATCTTTCATCGGCTCCCATTAGGGAACAATGGGTCATTTTGCTTGCTTCAAACCTCTTCTTTCAATGGATATGGGCTGGGCTTGGTCCATCAAATCATCTAATTCCtaatgagaaagagaaacacAATAGGAAGGTGGGATAGCAAGAAGTGGAGTATACACTATAGACTAAAAATAAgagactaaaaaaataaatagtagcTCCACTTGGAGAGTAGTACAAGTAGTAAGTGTAATAAGTAACAATGGGCCcacataacattaaaaaaaaaaaaaaattcatatcagTGGGCGATTGTATGAAGTATGAATGTATCAATCTATGACGTCTATAAATAGTTGAGTCCCAACCCATCCCTGAAATCCCGAGAACCCCTTTCTCCACTGTCTTCCCCCAGACTCTCTCTTCCGCCCCTTTTTACAGGGCCAAAAATAAACACCCCCCACATCTatctctatctatatatatatatatctaaaccCCCCCCTCAAACCTTTTTCTACCCAAATGGCCCAAGAAGATTCCTCTCCAGATCCATCTCCTTCTCCCCCTAACCTCTCGGATCCTTCCAAACCCGATCCACCACCTCCATCTTCGTCGTCTTCGTTATCGCGAAACGTTTCGTTTAGCAGGCTCAACGCGCAGGCTCCCGAGTTCGTTCCGACTCAGCAGCAAACACCGCGACtcgctgctgctgctgcttctgctgcttcttctgttgtTCCTCCTCCTCCGCCTCCGCCGCCGCCTATGCACTCGTTTCCTCCGCCTCCGCCGCCGCCTCCGTTCCACGTTGCGGCGGCGATCCAGGGTCACGTGGCTGTTCCTCCTCACGTGATCCCCGTTCAGCATCCTCATCATGTTCCGGTTCAGTACCATCCTCATCACCCGCATCATCCGCATCcgcatcctcatcctcatcctcatcatcatcatcagcagTACTACGGCGGAGGCGGAGGCGGCGGTGGCGGAGGGTTTAGAGAGCAAGAGGTTGGGGCGCAAGTGCAAAATCAAGCTCCGGTGGAGTCTGATCATGTCGTTGCTGCCGCTTCTTCGTCCTCCGCGAAAAACAAGATCTCCGAGGAGGCTACTCAGAAGATTTTGAATCAGGTGTGAAGcttattcctcattttttttttatatatatttattttcaatttcgttcttaattaattaattaatttcatttcGATTTTGTATTGATTAATGTACATACTATAAGAATGGGTTcaaatttggttgaattttgatTCTAGTGTATTTTCATGAGTTCAGATACTATGTAGTTGTTAAATAGTGGTGAAATGTGCTTCTACCAGCTACTCAACACTGGTATATGTTGATGGAGAGACTCTAAAAGATGAAGGGGATTTGGGGTATTTCCACAGCATTCTCAGGTtccaattggatttttttttattttgtcgaATAGTTAAATTTTAAGCGAGGAATGAAGCATGTGTGATAACTTGGTTTAGCTACAAGATGTGAGGCGATTCAGCATTTATGTAGAACGTTTTCCAACATGGGATAACAGAATCCCGACTGGAAAGATTTTATGGTGCAAGATTTAAGGTGGTTCATGAAAGTTTTAAGATATGGGATCGCCAACTTTAGACCCCACTGGATTTGGCATAGTCAAATTAAAATGCGGAATGAAGCTCATATGCTAACTTGGTTTAACTACAAGATTTTAGGGTGattcaacatatatatacaaaGTTTTGCCACACCTTCTTCGTATCAAAGCGTGTGTGCAAACTTGGTTTGGCTACTAGATTTAATGTGGAGAAAGCTTTACAAAATGGGATAGGGGAATTCAGACCCCTTTGGATTTTGTTGTATAgtcaattttaaaatgattaacAAAGCACATGTGAAAACTTGGTTTAGGTACAAGATTTAAGGTGATACAGCACAAACGTAGAATGTTTTATAGGATAACAGAACTCATTAAGTCATTGGATTTTGTTGTATCGTCACATTTAAAATGAGAAATACAGTGCGTGTGCAAACTTGGTTTAGCTACAAGATTTAAGGCAATGATGCACATATATAGTCTTACAAAATGGTGTATTATGGGAGGAAGCTTAGTGATGCTCTACCATTAATCTTGGATATCGGTTCCGTTATTCTTGAAGTTTGTAAATAGCGTGGATTCTTCTGGCACCTAAAACTGTCCACAATGGACAATCAAATTGTATTGTTTACTGGCTTTGTAATGTCGACATCAATCAATATCTAACATACATGTATCTCATGAACTGTAAAGAAAATGGTGTTGAGACTTGATTTCTATTTACAGAGTGTCAGAGTCAATTAATATTTGATGCCAAGAGCCTTGTTGCTCAATTGATAGGCACTTCTTGGTGTTTCCAAAAGAGACATCTAGAGTTCAAATCTCTccccccccctccaaaaaaacAACAACTTTAGTATCAAGTCAAGACCAATAATAGTTAGTTTTCTGTAAATACTGCTTTGGAACCCCACTTAGCCAGGATGTGTCTTTTCGTAGGCAGCAAGTTGTTAGTGTCATCTTCATGGCatttaagaaactttttttaGATCAACAATTTGCTTGGAAAATGGTCTGAAAGAACTCTAGACATCCTTTTTTGGGAAAACTAAGCGAAGTTCTCTGCCAATAGAGGGGAGAAAAGAAACCGATCTAGGCGAGAAGCTGATGAAGAATTGGACCTGGTGTAAAGGCCCCCTGCCAAGGGAATATCCATCAACCCATGAAGAGAGATAGAGTTAGAGAAGCCATACATAGCCCGAGAATAGCTAGCAGCCCCCAGCCGCTCTGAAGGTAAACGGATGATATTAAAGTCACCTCCTAAGCACCATGACAAATCCCACCAAGTGATCAGCCAGTTAGTTCCTCCCACATCAACCTGCGCCTATTGTTTAAATTTGGTCCATAAACACCAGTAAAAGCCCACTCAAAATGATCACCAACATTTTTAAACTTGCATAAAACCGAAAAATGCCCTACCGCTTCCTCCACCTTTTCCACAACCCGACTATCCCACATCAATAAAATACCTCTAGAAGCACCATCAGAATCCAGGTATAGCCAATCTACGTATGGGCAACTCCATATACTCCGGACAATACCTATAGTAATCCATTGTAGTTTGGTCTCCTGCAAACACACGATATCAGCCTTCCAGGAACGCAACAAGTTATGAATCTGAAGCCTCTTTTCTATTACATTCAGCCTTCTGACATTCCGGGAAAGTAACTTCAATTTCATTGAGCCATAGAGAGAACCCGGTCCCTATTAGAACCACTTTGCCTAGCCAAGGTAGAGCCATAATTAATAGAACTGAACAACCCCTTTAGCTCTCTTAAACCTTTCATCCCCGAGCTTTTAAAGCCACATGTTAATCTTGTTTACCTCAGCCCTTCGCTTTAATTCAGCTTCAATAgccaataaaaattttgttgcttGATCTTCCAAGCCCTCAAGGGATGTGCCAAGGAAACTATCGAAATTATTGAATCTCCTTTGAAACCACCTTGAGTAAGGTACTTGCCTCTCTGAATTATCTACACCCACAAACCTCTCCTCATCCACAACTGACTGTTCTGCCATAGCCGAAGGGAGAGAAAAAGCAAGTGGTTCAATAGCTGGAGGCTGATTAGCATCCTCCGAGTAGGTATCTAATTTACCCACTTACTTTCTATCTCTATTTCCAATACCTACTAGTGTGGCTAACCGAATTGAGAAACTTCAGCGGAATTTCTTATGGGGCGGTCTCGGTGATGAACCTAAAATTCATTTGGTTAAATGGGCTTCTATATGTGCTCCTATTTCTTCGGGTGGATTAGGGACTAGGAAGATAAGTCTTTTCAATATAGTTCTACTtgggaagtggttatggagatttgggatTGAGAAGGATGCCCTTTGGAGACAAGTGATAGAGATGAAATATGGgcgtgtgggggggggggggggggctggCGTACTAGATCTGTTAATGGTCCTTACGGTGTTGGTTAATGGAAGAGTATCAGTCAGGGTTGGCCCTCTTTCTCACGCCATATTCGGTATGATATTGGTGATGGGTCTAGGGTGAAGTTTTGGCAAGACCATTGGTGTGGAGAGACACCTCTTGCAGTTAGCTACCCTGACCTATTCAGATTTTGCAAGAATGAGGTTAGTGTGGCTAAGATTATGAAATCCCCCAATGGGGCCCTTTTTTGGGATATGAGCttctttaggggtgtgcatgttCGGGAATTAGAGGCTATGTCAAGCTTCATGGAAACCATATACGGTTCTTCAATAAGGGGGTTTGGTGAGGATAAGATGTGTTGGATTCCTAGCAAAGATAAGGGGTTCTTGGTGATAGATTATTATAGAATCTTAGCTGGTCTTACTATCTCCGGTTTTCCTTGGAGAAGtatttggaagcagaagattcccTCTAGAGTAGCATTCTTTGTATGGACTGCTGTCTTAGGGAAATGCTTGACGATTGATAACTTACGAAGAAGGAAGGTGTGGATTTTGGATTGGTGCTACATGTGCAAGAGTAATGGTGAATCGGTCGACCATCTCTTCCTTCACTGTCCCGTTGTTATGGATCTTTGGTCtatggttttgggtttatttggagtatCTTGGATTATGCCGCATACTGTTTTGGGGCTGTTAGGGTGTTGGCAAGGCAGTTTTGGTCGTCATCGAAATGGTTATATATGGTCCATTATTCCTCATGGtttaatgtggtgtctttggagggagagaaatagtcgttgttttgaagatattgagAGATCTATTCCAGACCtcaagcttttcttttttagaactttattggattggttatttgctttgcaaaaccaatcattcccttcttttattgatttcctagattcttgcaatttttgtatttgatttgcTGTCCCTTTGTTCACTCCTTGTGTTCTAGGGTGCTTTCTTTTTGGTATCAATATatcttattacttataaaaataaaaataaaaaacaatttgctTGGATTTAGAGGGAAATTAGGGTACATGTGTGAGATTTGGTATCTGTTACAAAATAAGGCAAGAGGCGAATATTAATTGAATGTACTATGATGGTTTGCAAAGGTCACCTGAGGGTGTACAGTTGACATTCAGTTAATGAATGTAGGTTTGAGTAAGATAACTGGGAGAATAACTAGCACCTCCTAATGTTTCCAATGGAGACATTCGGAGTTCAAATCCCCCCATACCCATTGTAACTATCGGATTATCAAAAAAGATAATTGGCAGATATGTTGATATCTCATCCATAGGCATTTAGTATGTGCTGATTGAAGTTGTTACATAATGTGaaaattaaagggaaaaaagaaggaaaaactcAGAAATTgttaatgaaactttttaaaaatttgatagcAAATTAGTTCATTGTAgttataaattatgaaaaatggaTTTGAATCATAGCGGGCTGCTCACACTTTAACTTCATCAATTCTACAATTGTGATTGGTGAATGTATATCCAcatttgaaatttgttattataattttttttttttggcccatGTTATTATAACAACTTTCAGATTAGTGCCTCGCATACTATTGCAATTCAATGACGGTTGGTGGAGGAGtcatctaaaacaaaataatattttgcttTTCTGTGGGTTGTGGTATAATTCATTTTTCTTGCAAGTCTTtactttgtatatatatttgaaaggTAGATAGTGGGGTAGGGGTGTTGTGGGGTTAAAACCAGAGACATAGAGCACCACGAAGTATTACCATTGGGCTAATCATTGAACCcctaccttcttcttttttattagtaaaaattgcatttattaaaaagagaaagagccGTAACCCATGCACATAGGATGAATACATATATGGGcttaagaaaagagaaaatttgtcagaatagtgttttttttaaatatacaaataGAGCTATGCCTCCTGCCTCCATAACATTATTGTTTATAGTCTTGTCTATATTGCCATAATAAAGCAGGGCTCTCAAgctgaaatatatatatttttatttatcattattcTAATCaataggaaaattttattttctttaagtGGTTGTTGGGCATGGAAAGAAATATCACCAAAATTGATAacagaatgaaattaaatttttatttgttctctctgtctctcttttttcccctccatttaaagagagaggggggggggggggggaggggacCTCATAATTTTTAAAGCCAACAAGCCCAACAGGTTTCCACCCACATGCAAGCACTGCAAGAGTGACCACTGCCGTACTCTTGCAGTGGTTTTTACTTTCTGAGGAATTCAGTGGTATGTACTCTCATCTGATGGCAGATATCAGGAGTTCCTTCAAACCAAATGTTTTGTGCATTTGTTGTCTTCAACCCTGTTGATAAAGAGCATTTTAGGTTTAATGCTAATATCGATGCTCCTTTGATTAAAGGCTGTTTGGCAATGTTATGTTGGTCCTATAATGAGAGAGATTTATTTTTGCTTCATTGTTTCATTGTTTgcttgtattttttcttttcaacctgTCGGGAGAGAAGACAGTGGTGCAATAGATAATACTTTTGGACTTGCATTGGTGTCTTTTGCAAGTAATGTAGAGGGGTTCTGTGTTTTGACATGGAAGGTAACCTGGCTAGAGATGTTGTGTAAGAGAGGGAtttaatgataataattttatacTTAAATGTATTTGGTCTGAGTCTCAGGTTATGAAAATTTATATTAGTAAAACTAAACTTGTCTCCATTGGCTTGATTATATAAGAATCGTTATTGAGGTTCCAAAGGGCCTTGCCTTAATGAGGTTCCAcgttatcaaaaaataaaaatgcttaTTGAGCTGATGCTTCTATTTTCTTACAAATGGCCATTTTTCCCTtggttgtttttctttattttcctatttatgGCTGTGTTATTTCGATAAATGTTATGCTATTAACTTTTCCTACTATCTAAACATCTCTTTGATTGGATGTTGCCTTTTAATATTTCTGTATGGCAcatatttttttctctgttttctcCCTGTATACGCTTTCTagttttattacttatcaaaaaaatctttCTGTATGGCATATTGATATGTAGGTGGAGTATTATTTCAGTGATTTGAACCTGGCTACTACTGATCATCTAATGAGGTTCATCAGCAAAGATTCTGAAGGATTTGGTAATATCATTTGCTACTTTATTTTAGTTTCAGATGTCTATGACATGGTTAGAATTATTTGTTCGAAAGCACTGACATGCTTGATCTGCTCTCTTTCACAATAATTGTTCATAGAAATTTCTGCATCTTTATGCACTTGCAAATGCTCCTAGACACTCAAACATATACacatttcttcttttctttctcttttggtgAAGCTATTGATTACAGAGTAATAATGCGTAGTATTGATATTCTCTTTCATGAATTATTTGAATCCAACTTTGGAGTCACATTTTAAATTCCTTCTTATACTTCTGTTGTTATATAGTGCCTATATCTGTTGTTGCATCTTTCAAGAAGATTAAGGCTCTTATAAGTAGTCATTCCCAGCTGGCAGCTGTTTTGCGGAACTCATCAAAGCTTGTGAGTGTCTTCATACAGTCTAGCTTCAAATAATCTTCTTTGTTAACCATGTACATCTGTTTTTTGAcctttgtaataaaaaaatttgttgatgCTCTACAGGTAGTTAGTGAAGATGGAAAGAAAGTTAGACGCCAGCGTATCTTAACTGAGTCAGAAATGGAGGAGTTGCAAGTAGGTTTATCCACTAGTTTGTTGGTTGGTTCTGATTTTACTGTTTGTTATGAGAGATGATTGGCTGACCTGTTTATTATGTTATTCTATTCCTTCTAAGTCAAGCATATCAGAATGATTGTTTAGAAAACTGGTATGTTATGCATAATGGTGTGTATTTCGATGCAAAGTTATCATCTATCTTGAAAATGTCTTGTAAGATTCAAGCTAGATCTTTGTTGTTTGAAATGATAATTCTAAAGTTCCCAACAACTGAACTATTGTTATTTCATCTTATTTTCTAATTCTCATTTTGATTCACAGTCTCGAATAGTTGTTGCTGAAAACTTGCCTGAGGATCATTGCCACCAAAACCTTATGAAAGTTTTTTCTGCTGTGGGAAGGTACCAAGATATTTctaatagaaaattttcaaactcaatGCCTTGCCTGtatagaaaaaataatcatGTTGAGTGGTCCGTTGGCAGTGTGAAGACAATCCGTACTTGTCAGCCTCAACCCTCCAATGGTGGGGCTTCTTCAGCATCTAGATCAGGAAAAGCTGATAGTGTGCTTTATAGTAACAAGGTAAGTAGGGAAGTTGACATTCTGCCTTGGT is a genomic window containing:
- the LOC142631319 gene encoding la-related protein 6B encodes the protein MAQEDSSPDPSPSPPNLSDPSKPDPPPPSSSSSLSRNVSFSRLNAQAPEFVPTQQQTPRLAAAAASAASSVVPPPPPPPPPMHSFPPPPPPPPFHVAAAIQGHVAVPPHVIPVQHPHHVPVQYHPHHPHHPHPHPHPHPHHHHQQYYGGGGGGGGGGFREQEVGAQVQNQAPVESDHVVAAASSSSAKNKISEEATQKILNQVEYYFSDLNLATTDHLMRFISKDSEGFVPISVVASFKKIKALISSHSQLAAVLRNSSKLVVSEDGKKVRRQRILTESEMEELQSRIVVAENLPEDHCHQNLMKVFSAVGSVKTIRTCQPQPSNGGASSASRSGKADSVLYSNKWHAFVEYESVELAEKAVAELNEEGNWRRGLRVRLMLKRTSKPSSARGKKGHDGEVIEEDDTSTSDQQQSEKQLEDPPQQSDAHPQEQTGEEQQHVNEKDGGQRRGRNRGRGKGRGRGQYHHNNRGNHVGTPPSNNAVNNEQPAIAKQPPGPRMPDGTRGFAMGRGKPVAVNIA